One genomic window of Triplophysa rosa linkage group LG11, Trosa_1v2, whole genome shotgun sequence includes the following:
- the si:ch211-256e16.3 gene encoding kelch-like protein 20, with protein sequence MEIMAVNLSATSPSTSTLPPSPCVEDPGFPLSSLDSEDYVFVEARHPNKVLEGLNSLRLNKAFCDVTLCCGGQEFPCHRIVLASFSSYFQAMFSTDLMESRQERVAINGVEPQMIGMLVSYAYTAEVVISKANVQALLAAANLLDVMAVREACCRFMERQMDEMNCVGIHCFAEVHSCRQLERRSMEYIQQHFSTVCKQEEFLSLCADKLTEIISSDHLNVPKEETVFEASMLWLEKNSSCRQSFEKVLEHIRLPLISPYYIHDVIETLDVVKESLKCQKLISEAKDYLLLQDRRGELYSPRARPRRSTGTAEVIVTVGGEDDKVVLRSVESFDPLTSQWKSLACLPFAVSKHGLVVSGSVLYLAGGEFPDGSASREMWRYDPCFDSWLEMAPMNVARSELGLVMLDGYVFAVGGWEGRSRLDSVECYDPHTNTWQFMESVKMAVTSPAVVALDGLLYVTGGAVLEDGDGTDLAQVYNPKMCVWTEVAPMQIARSGSAACTLKGKIYVIGGWHASTENTDKVECYDPKTNKWTMCAPMKERRYRPGVAVVDGKIYVLGGEEGWDRYHDTIERYCEESDSWEIVGEMPTSRSWLSCVSLQLRKDTHAGSRPGTASETEFPVD encoded by the exons ATGGAAATCATGGCTGTGAATCTGTCTGCCACATCACCGTCCACTTCAACTCTGCCTCCATCTCCCTGTGTGGAGGACCCTGGTTTCCCTCTCTCGTCTCTGGACAGTGAAGACTATGTGTTTGTGGAGGCTCGGCATCCCAACAAAGTGTTGGAAGGCTTGAACAGCTTACGGCTCAATAAAGCCTTCTGTGACGTGACTCTGTGCTGCGGAGGGCAGGAGTTTCCTTGTCACCGCATCGTACTGGCCTCTTTCAGCTCTTACTTTCAg GCCATGTTCTCCACTGACCTGATGGAGTCACGGCAGGAACGGGTGGCCATCAACGGTGTGGAGCCGCAGATGATCGGCATGCTGGTGAGCTATGCCTACACGGCAGAGGTGGTGATCTCCAAGGCTAATGTTCAGGCGCTGCTGGCGGCTGCTAATCTGCTGGACGTGATGGCCGTACGGGAGGCCTGCTGCAGGTTCATGGAGCGTCAGATGGATGAAATGAACTGCGTGGGCATTCACTGTTTTGCCGAGGTACACTCGTGCAGACAGCTGGAGCGACGCAGTATGGAATACATCCAACAGCACTTTAGCACCGTCTGCAAACAG GAGGAGTTTCTTTCTCTTTGTGCCGATAAACTGACTGAGATCATTTCCAGTGACCATCTGAATGTGCCAAAAGAGGAGACTGTGTTTGAGGCGTCCATGCTGTGGCTGGAGAAGAACTCTTCATGCAGACAGAGCTTTGAAAAG GTTCTCGAGCACATCAGGTTGCCTCTCATCAGTCCATACTACATCCATGATGTCATCGAGACTCTGGATGTGGTGAAGGAATCGCTCAAGTGCCAGAAACTCATCTCTGAAGCCAAGGATTATTTACTGCTGCAGGACCGCCGAGGAGAGCTATACAGCCCCCGAGCACGACCCCGACGCTCAACAG GCACAGCGGAGGTGATCGTGACGGTCGGTGGAGAGGATGATAAGGTTGTGTTACGCAGTGTGGAGAGTTTTGATCCTCTCACCAGCCAGTGGAAGAGTCTGGCCTGCCTGCCCTTCGCTGTCAGCAAGCACGGCTTAGTCGTGTCAG GCTCTGTGCTGTATTTAGCTGGAGGAGAGTTTCCAGACGGTTCTGCCAGCAGAGAGATGTGGCGGTATGACCCGTGTTTTGACTCCTGGTTAGAGATGGCACCCATGAACGTGGCTCGGTCAGAATTGG gGTTGGTGATGTTAGATGGATATGTGTTTGCTGTGGGCGGCTGGGAGGGTCGTTCTCGTCTCGATTCAGTTGAGTGTTATGATCCTCACACAAACACGTGGCAGTTTATGGAATCGGTCAAGATGGCAGTCACCAGTCCAGCTGTGGTGGCGCTCGATGGCTTACTTTATGTGACAG GGGGTGCCGTTTTAGAAGATGGTGATGGCACAGATCTAGCACAAGTGTACAAccctaaaatgtgtgtgtggacaGAGGTGGCACCCATGCAGATTGCTCGCTCTGGATCTGCAGCCTGTACCTTGAAGGGCAAGATTTACGTCATAG GCGGCTGGCATGCTTCCACTGAAAACACGGATAAGGTTGAGTGCTATGACCCAAAGACCAACAAGTGGACCATGTGTGCTCCCATGAAGGAGAGACGCTACCGACCCGGAGTGGCCGTGGTGGATGGAAAGATTTACGTTTTAGGAGGCGAAGAGGGATGGGATAG GTATCATGACACTATAGAGCGGTACTGTGAGGAATCAGACAGCTGGGAGATTGTCGGTGAGATGCCCACCAGTCGCAGCTGGCTCAGCTGTGTGTCACTGCAGCTGAGGAAGGACACTCACGCGGGCAGCCGTCCTGGCACGGCATCCGAGACCGAGTTTCCTGTGGACTGA
- the snu13a gene encoding SNU13 homolog, small nuclear ribonucleoprotein a (U4/U6.U5): MAESDVNPKAYPLADATLSKTILDLVQQASNYKQLRKGANEATKTLNRGISEFIVMAADAEPLEIILHLPLLCEDKNVPYVFVRSKQALGRACGVSRPVIATSVTIKEGSQLKPQIQSVQMAIERLLV; encoded by the exons ATG GCTGAATCAGACGTGAATCCTAAAGCTTATCCTCTGGCTGATGCCACACTTTCCAAAACAATATTGGACCTTGTGCAACAGGCATCCAATTACAAACAATTGAGAAAAGGGGCCAATGAAG CCACCAAAACTCTGAACCGTGGAATCTCCGAGTTTATTGTGATGGCTGCAGATGCTGAACCTCTGGAGATCATCCTTCATCTGCCTCTGCTATGCGAGGACAAGAATGTCCCGTACGTGTTTGTGCGCTCCAAGCAGGCCTTGGGTCGAGCGTGCGGGGTCTCCAGGCCCGTCATTGCCACATCTGTCACTATTAAGGAAGGTTCTCAGCTCAAGCCCCAGATTCAGTCTGTGCAGATGGCCATTGAGAGACTTCTCGTCTGA